Sequence from the Pecten maximus unplaced genomic scaffold, xPecMax1.1, whole genome shotgun sequence genome:
AGATCCATGACAGGCTGAATACTTCTACAACGTCAAACAGTTCTGGTGTTAAGATCACAGATGTGTTGAAGTCACTAACTGCCATTATTATACAAAGCTGTGATCCTTAGAATGTAGTCCTCTATTTAGAGTCCTCATTCGATAGGAGACTGAACAGGtgttgtacaatataacacaatgataatgttatacTTGGATTCCAATTACTTGGGGCCTATGGAACTTTCTTGTGGACTTTCTGGGGTGTTCAAGGGCCAATACTCATTTcatgtttaaattgattttacaaaatatgCAATGCACTCCAAAAAAGTTCCCACAATGAAACCAAAAATAAATCTTCTCAATTGAGTGaatgtttaaattgattttacaaaatatgCAATGCACTCCAAAAAAGTTCCCACAATGAAACCAAAAATAAATCTTCTCAATTGAGTGAAATTTCTGAACTCCCCGATTACCTAGGAAAGAGTTCCTCTAACGTCTGGCAGCAGTCTTCCAAGGGGAGACCATTCTTCAGCCAGTCATTCTCCTCCGACAGTTGTATGATATGGTTAAGAACTTGGGTTAAGAAATCAAAATGTAACACACGCCAATACCCTACAAGAGAGAGAATATGCAGTCTACATCCTAACAAAACCTATTTGAACGGTAACAGAGTAACACAATTACCACTTTCAACTTTAATCTTAGCACAATACAGACAGCTCCCtcaaaattgtaaaacaaaaaaaaaaagcctgAAGCTTCcgtttttatttttctgttattATTGCTATTATTTAAATGATTCTAAATTTGTATGCTCCATTGACATAGTATCTATTAGGAATACCACTTGTATGTTTAAAGCTAcaatacattattatttttcaacctGAATAAACTAAAAACGGTCCTCCATTCAATGAACTACGATCTGTTTCTAGATCAAACGTCACTCACCCTCGAGGTTACATGCCTGTAGTTTCTTTAGAGCTACTGTGATCTCTGCTTCACTTGCCTGCACTAAATTCAGGAGATCTTGGAAGGTGTACTGAGGGGAAAAAAATCCTAAAAATGAAGGTCTTAAATTTTGTGTTCATGGAGAATGCATATATGATAACTAACTTATTTTTGGTAAAttcttttatataaacagttacatacatgtgtatacatccaCGCACTATCTAGTGGCAATAGCTTTTCATGACAAGGAAAGAGAAAAAAGACAACAGATACATGCCTTGCAACCACAGCAATCTAATGTCCTGGTTCTTTTTTCAtcataaatttaattttctgaaaCAAATTCAAACTAAGGTCTTCAACAACTTAATGTGTAAAATAAAAAGTCTTGACCTAAAAGATGTAAAAACAACCTACTTCGCTACATATCATACTGCCTACTGATGGCGATTCTCTGAGTCTACTGAGGACGACCTACTTTCTGAGCCATGTGCTCCTCGTCCTCCTCACTCTCCTTGCCATTGTACATGTTTCTCTCCAGTAACAACTTCAACTTCTTCACCTTTGGTTTACATGGTCGCAGCTCGAAGTAGTTGTGTAACACAGAGGTCACCTGAAGGAATATTCATATCATATAGTTAATGAGCATTAAATAAGCCAGGTAAAACTGTAGGTACATTAGTATCATGACAGGTATCCAGCGTTTGTTCATACTTATTACctattaatgtatatataacatcataaatGATAACAGAAATATGGCTGATATGGAAGTATTTATCTTACAAAACATACTGTAGTATACTGGAAATCTGCACCTTGAAACAAACTAGTACATTAGTGTGTTTACCTCTAGAAGTCTATAGAGTGCAAACTTAAGATTTTTTTCAGTGGTGCTAAATAATACACAATATTTAATCAAAGCAGTAGTGTCGGACATAACGACAGCTAAAAGTCAGACCTGTCTGTAATTGACGACTTGTTCTCCTTTGTCAGGCAGGTCCTGGCTCAAAACCATCTCTGGTAGTAACAGCATGCAGTTGGATATCTCTGCCTCCTTTATGTCATATGTCTTGCCAGCGGTACACAGCACTGCACCTTCAGTTTTCTCTCCTCGAATTACTAACCTGGACACAGTTGCCAGTAAACATCATTGATTCATGACAACAGTGTATTAGACATGATCCAATGAGcaaaattatcatttgaaagGAACTCTTGATCTACAATGAGCAgagctttttctcactggtttgggatggggcctttttgtctcattttgggaaaaaaatatgGTGAATTTGGGAAGGATTTTTCCAGGAGTAAATTAAACTGCAAATATTGGGAATTTGgattaaatatgtaataatttcaattgggactggggcccattaacggccccaaaaagccctcagaaaaagccctgatgTGGCTATGCATGTTCATAAATCCAAGACTGTTTAAGAATGCATCTCAATAACATACTCCTGCAGGAATAAACAGATATTTAGGAGATctttttttgtttacctttACTTCCTGATTAAGTTTTACCTGTAAATCTGCTTAGTACACTATACTTACTCATCTCCAGTCTCCAGAGCTGTCAACACAGAGTCATCTACTTCCAATAGTTTGACAGCATCATTGTCCAACTCCTCTGAAAAGTAGATGCTCTGGATAGCAGGCTTTACTTCTGCTGGGTCTATTTTAGCATATTCCATTAC
This genomic interval carries:
- the LOC117318356 gene encoding sister chromatid cohesion protein DCC1-like (The sequence of the model RefSeq protein was modified relative to this genomic sequence to represent the inferred CDS: added 41 bases not found in genome assembly), yielding MDTEIAKVNNGDLRSLEDIKLVMEYAKIDPAEVKPAIQSIYFSEELDNDAVKLLEVDDSVLTALETGDELVIRGEKTEGAVLCTAGKTYDIKEAEISNCMLLLPEMVLSQDLPDKGEQVVNYRQVTSVLHNYFELRPCKPKVKKLKLLLERNMYNGKESEEDEEHMAQKYTFQDLLNLVQASEAEITVALKKLQACNLEGYWRVLHFDFLTQVLNHIIQLSEENDWLKNGLPLEDCCQTLEELFPRPVIEHVINCYADKMSSTTNTEDEDSRMEIDTAFYTLNEDKICKFFAELCLRNSGKFNLQEFLSVWEQSVPTGMKTYLHQVEGMALIDRSSKPEVIWYFPVENLPEDVAERFDALFRTREKWTLDEISPFVRDLTTVKVDVGGLLLKYARSSLQNGIKVFNSRKIVS